In one Nocardioides sp. NBC_00368 genomic region, the following are encoded:
- a CDS encoding ABC transporter permease, producing MTSLLSEKAPARTYAAHAKPWWQRTLMTRDTAIIALLVVVWTYASIAILNFSDPITVYFLVLDIAPILLIALPMTLIIITGEIDLSVASVVGLSSVLFGVLHREGLPMVAAMVLALLACAVAGALNGVLVTRYGLPSLAVTIGTMALFRGIAVGALGTTAITDWPDAWGDVVQARIGDSQIPLMTVPLVVLIVLFAVVLHFTPFGRGIFAAGLSKDAARFSGVNVDRTKLILFTLSGLISGLAGIYFTLRYGSARGDNATGMELQVIAAVLLGGVSIFGGRGAIPGVIAGVVLIGTIGSALRLDGLSANLIQIITGVLLIAAVIAASVLGWTGRIVGTYRLPKERVEQSSDKPSSKNSKKSE from the coding sequence ATGACCAGCCTGCTCTCCGAGAAGGCGCCCGCCCGGACGTACGCCGCGCACGCCAAGCCGTGGTGGCAGCGCACCCTGATGACCAGGGACACGGCGATCATCGCCCTGCTCGTGGTCGTGTGGACGTACGCCTCGATCGCGATCCTCAACTTCTCCGACCCGATCACGGTCTACTTCCTGGTGCTCGACATCGCGCCGATCCTGCTGATCGCGCTGCCGATGACCCTGATCATCATCACCGGCGAGATCGACCTGTCGGTGGCGAGCGTCGTCGGGCTCTCCAGCGTCCTGTTCGGGGTGCTGCACCGTGAAGGCCTCCCGATGGTGGCCGCGATGGTGCTCGCGCTGCTCGCCTGCGCGGTCGCGGGAGCGCTCAACGGCGTGCTCGTCACCCGCTACGGGCTGCCGTCGCTGGCCGTCACGATCGGCACCATGGCGCTCTTCCGCGGGATCGCGGTCGGCGCGCTCGGCACCACCGCGATCACCGACTGGCCCGACGCCTGGGGCGATGTCGTACAGGCTCGGATCGGCGACTCCCAGATCCCGCTGATGACGGTTCCGCTGGTCGTCCTGATCGTGCTCTTCGCGGTCGTCCTGCACTTCACGCCGTTCGGTCGGGGCATCTTCGCCGCGGGTCTCAGCAAGGATGCGGCCCGCTTCTCGGGTGTCAACGTCGACCGTACGAAGCTGATCCTGTTCACGCTCAGCGGCCTGATCTCGGGGCTGGCCGGCATCTACTTCACGCTGCGCTACGGCAGTGCGCGGGGTGACAACGCCACCGGCATGGAGCTGCAGGTCATCGCGGCGGTGCTGCTCGGCGGGGTGTCCATCTTCGGCGGCCGCGGCGCGATCCCCGGGGTGATCGCCGGCGTCGTCCTGATCGGGACCATCGGCAGCGCGCTGCGCCTCGACGGACTCAGCGCCAACCTCATCCAGATCATCACCGGCGTACTCCTCATCGCAGCGGTCATCGCGGCCAGCGTCCTCGGCTGGACCGGTCGCATCGTCGGCACCTATCGGCTGCCCAAAGAACGGGTAGAGCAGAGCTCGGACAAACCATCCTCGAAGAACTCAAAGAAATCGGAGTGA
- the rhaS gene encoding rhamnose ABC transporter substrate-binding protein produces the protein MTSKFRRAGSAVAIVAALGLTLSACGGGSGSGSDGEGGGDTSSITFIPKNLGNPYFDASDAGGQKAADEIGTKWSQVGPTEATPDSQVSFINTATQQRAGALVVSANDPTAIGDALDEARNAGTKVVTMDSDTEPQFRDVFVSQADAAGIAKSQVDLIAEQIGGKGEIAILSAAANATNQNEWIKLMEEELAANHPDIKLVDTVYGNDDDQTSFDKTAGLLQSHPNLKGIISPTTVGIAAAARYLSDSQYKGKVALTGLGTPNQMREYVKDGTVKSFALWDPEQLGYLAAYTAEALASGDIEGKEGDTFEAGDLGEYTVGADGVVVLGEPTVFEESNIDDFDF, from the coding sequence ATGACCAGCAAGTTCCGACGCGCCGGCAGTGCCGTCGCCATCGTTGCGGCCCTCGGCCTCACCCTGTCCGCCTGCGGTGGCGGGAGCGGCAGCGGCAGCGATGGAGAGGGTGGCGGCGACACCAGCAGCATCACCTTCATCCCGAAGAACCTCGGCAACCCCTACTTCGACGCCTCCGACGCGGGCGGCCAGAAGGCAGCCGACGAGATCGGCACGAAGTGGTCGCAGGTCGGCCCGACCGAGGCGACCCCCGACTCCCAGGTCAGCTTCATCAACACCGCGACGCAGCAGCGTGCCGGCGCGCTCGTCGTCTCGGCCAACGACCCGACCGCCATCGGCGACGCCCTCGACGAGGCCCGCAACGCCGGCACCAAGGTCGTCACGATGGACTCCGACACCGAGCCGCAGTTCCGCGACGTCTTCGTCAGCCAGGCCGACGCCGCCGGCATCGCCAAGAGCCAGGTCGACCTGATCGCCGAGCAGATCGGCGGCAAGGGCGAGATCGCGATCCTCTCCGCGGCGGCCAACGCCACCAACCAGAACGAGTGGATCAAGCTGATGGAGGAGGAGCTGGCCGCGAACCACCCCGACATCAAGCTCGTCGACACCGTCTACGGCAACGACGACGACCAGACCTCCTTCGACAAGACCGCCGGCCTGCTGCAGTCCCACCCGAACCTCAAGGGCATCATCAGCCCGACCACGGTCGGCATCGCCGCGGCCGCGCGCTACCTGTCCGACTCGCAGTACAAGGGCAAGGTCGCGCTGACCGGTCTCGGCACCCCGAACCAGATGCGGGAGTACGTCAAGGACGGCACCGTGAAGTCCTTCGCGCTGTGGGACCCCGAGCAGCTCGGCTACCTGGCCGCGTACACCGCCGAGGCTCTCGCCTCCGGTGACATCGAGGGCAAGGAGGGCGACACCTTCGAGGCCGGTGACCTGGGTGAGTACACCGTCGGTGCCGACGGCGTCGTCGTCCTCGGTGAGCCGACGGTCTTCGAGGAGTCGAACATCGACGACTTCGACTTCTGA
- a CDS encoding glycerate kinase — protein MAVHQPDGRVVVVACDKFKGSLTAREVDEAVAAGILAANPETEVRIVPIADGGDGTVAALAGAGFRLVPVTVAGPTLEPVAAHYAVRGDLAVVELADTCGLLRLPGDRLAPLTASSRGLGEAMLAAVDGGGRTVVIGLGGSASNDGGAGMLRALGVRLLDASGAELAEGGAALQDLACVDLDGLDPRLRETEIVVACDVDNPLLGPRGAVATFSAQKGAGPEEQAILEASLTTYASLVSDALDRAAPADTPGAGAAGGVGFAALAVLGGRVERGVHLLLDLVGFHEALVGADLVVTGEGSFDHQTLSGKAPLGVLEAAARRGIPAAVLCGRTTLSSAEAEQAGATTVRALTDLEPDPERCMTNAAELLTQLGGGLV, from the coding sequence ATGGCCGTCCACCAGCCTGACGGTCGGGTCGTCGTGGTCGCCTGCGACAAGTTCAAGGGCTCCCTGACCGCCCGCGAGGTCGACGAGGCGGTCGCCGCCGGGATCCTCGCGGCGAACCCCGAGACAGAGGTACGCATCGTGCCGATCGCCGACGGCGGCGACGGCACCGTGGCGGCGCTGGCCGGCGCCGGCTTCCGCCTGGTCCCGGTGACGGTCGCCGGTCCGACGCTCGAGCCGGTGGCGGCGCACTACGCCGTCCGCGGCGACCTGGCGGTCGTCGAACTGGCCGACACCTGCGGGCTGCTGCGGCTGCCCGGCGACCGGCTGGCCCCGCTCACCGCCTCCTCCCGTGGGCTGGGTGAGGCCATGCTCGCCGCCGTCGACGGCGGCGGCCGCACGGTCGTCATCGGTCTGGGCGGCAGTGCCAGCAACGACGGCGGCGCGGGGATGCTCCGCGCCCTCGGCGTACGCCTCCTCGACGCCTCCGGGGCCGAGCTCGCGGAAGGTGGCGCGGCTCTCCAGGACCTGGCATGCGTCGACCTCGACGGCCTCGACCCACGCCTGCGGGAGACGGAGATCGTGGTCGCCTGCGACGTCGACAACCCGCTCCTCGGCCCCCGCGGCGCGGTCGCCACCTTCTCCGCGCAGAAGGGCGCCGGCCCTGAAGAACAGGCCATCCTCGAGGCGTCGCTGACGACGTACGCCTCCCTCGTCTCCGACGCTCTCGACCGCGCCGCACCGGCCGACACCCCTGGTGCAGGCGCGGCCGGGGGCGTCGGGTTCGCCGCGCTCGCGGTGCTGGGCGGCCGGGTCGAGCGGGGCGTCCACCTCCTCCTCGACCTGGTCGGCTTCCACGAGGCCCTGGTCGGCGCCGACCTGGTGGTCACCGGCGAGGGTTCGTTCGACCACCAGACCCTGTCCGGCAAGGCCCCGCTCGGCGTACTCGAGGCGGCGGCGAGGCGCGGCATCCCCGCCGCCGTCCTGTGCGGCCGCACCACCCTCTCCTCCGCTGAGGCCGAGCAGGCCGGAGCCACCACGGTCCGCGCGCTGACCGACCTCGAGCCGGACCCCGAGCGCTGCATGACGAACGCCGCCGAGCTGCTCACACAGCTCGGCGGCGGACTCGTGTAA
- a CDS encoding sugar phosphate isomerase/epimerase family protein, whose product MTDHATGLERLSLNTKTTNSWTLAEAVDGAARAGIPALGLWRDRVHEAGVEKATKLVRDAGLRVSSLCRGGFLTASDPAGIAEALADNKRAVDEAATLGTDALVMVVGGLPEGDVDLAGARERVAERLAELAPYAQAAGVRLVLEALHPMYVADRAVISTLGQALDLAAPHPVDAVAVVVDTFHVFWDPDLAAQVARAGEERRIAAYQVCDFNLPIPADALLARGMMGDGVIDFASITRMVAETGYTGDVEVEIFNEAVWAADPDEVLATMAQRYRDLVLPHL is encoded by the coding sequence GTGACCGACCATGCCACCGGGCTCGAGCGGCTCTCGCTCAACACCAAGACCACGAACTCCTGGACCCTCGCCGAGGCTGTCGACGGCGCCGCTCGCGCCGGTATCCCGGCGCTGGGACTGTGGCGCGACCGCGTCCACGAGGCCGGGGTGGAGAAGGCCACCAAGCTCGTACGCGACGCCGGCCTGCGCGTCTCCTCGCTCTGCCGCGGCGGGTTCCTGACCGCGTCTGATCCAGCCGGGATCGCGGAAGCGCTCGCGGACAACAAACGGGCGGTCGACGAGGCCGCGACCCTGGGCACCGACGCGCTGGTGATGGTCGTCGGCGGCCTCCCCGAGGGCGACGTCGACCTGGCCGGGGCCAGGGAGCGGGTTGCCGAGCGGCTGGCCGAGCTCGCCCCCTACGCCCAGGCCGCCGGCGTGAGGCTCGTCCTGGAGGCGCTCCATCCGATGTACGTCGCCGACCGGGCGGTCATCTCCACCCTCGGCCAGGCGCTCGACCTGGCGGCGCCGCACCCGGTCGACGCGGTCGCGGTCGTCGTCGACACCTTCCACGTGTTCTGGGACCCCGACCTCGCCGCCCAGGTGGCTCGCGCGGGCGAGGAGCGGCGGATCGCGGCGTACCAGGTCTGCGATTTCAACCTGCCGATCCCCGCCGACGCGCTGCTCGCCCGCGGGATGATGGGCGACGGGGTCATCGACTTCGCCTCGATCACCCGGATGGTCGCCGAGACCGGCTACACCGGCGACGTCGAGGTCGAGATCTTCAACGAGGCGGTCTGGGCCGCCGACCCCGACGAGGTGCTCGCCACCATGGCGCAGCGCTACCGCGACCTCGTCCTCCCCCACCTGTGA
- a CDS encoding dihydrodipicolinate synthase family protein, with amino-acid sequence MTSVRLPLPDGGIELYTLADPTEWTRPTAPFTSRTAYAAAHVVPRTLAENVPGAAADIDWDRTLAYRHELWSYGLGVAEAMDTAQRGMGVDWTAAAELIRRSAAEAATVGGSIACGAGTDQLVLSAVPEGRQGLDTVIDAYREQMKVVADTGATTIVMASRALAKVARDADDYAEVYATLLDEADSPVILHWLGDMFDPALAGYWGSPSVEEATQTFLDIIRARPGKVDGVKVSLLDAEHEVGLRRALPGGVRLYTGDDFNYPELIVGEGTGEGEFSHALLGIFAAIYPAASAALQALDDDDPDTARQLLESTQALGRKIFEAPTYYYKTGIAFLSWLNGHQPAFSMAGGLHAGRSVPHLAEVFRLADAAGLLTSPDLAAARMRAFLTVQGVDQ; translated from the coding sequence GTGACCTCCGTACGTCTCCCCCTGCCCGACGGCGGCATCGAGCTCTACACCCTCGCAGACCCCACGGAGTGGACGAGGCCCACCGCGCCGTTCACCTCCCGCACCGCCTACGCCGCCGCCCACGTCGTCCCCCGCACCCTGGCCGAGAACGTGCCCGGCGCCGCCGCGGACATCGACTGGGACCGCACCCTGGCCTACCGGCACGAGCTGTGGTCCTACGGTCTCGGCGTCGCGGAGGCGATGGACACCGCCCAGCGTGGCATGGGCGTGGACTGGACCGCCGCGGCCGAGCTGATCCGCCGCTCGGCCGCCGAGGCGGCGACCGTGGGCGGCTCGATCGCCTGCGGCGCCGGCACCGACCAGCTCGTCCTGTCCGCCGTCCCCGAGGGTCGTCAAGGTCTGGACACCGTCATCGACGCCTACCGCGAGCAGATGAAGGTCGTCGCCGACACCGGGGCGACCACGATCGTGATGGCCTCGCGTGCCTTGGCCAAGGTCGCCCGCGACGCCGATGACTACGCCGAGGTCTACGCGACCCTGCTCGACGAGGCCGACAGCCCGGTCATCCTGCACTGGCTGGGCGACATGTTCGACCCGGCACTGGCGGGCTACTGGGGCTCCCCGTCGGTCGAGGAGGCGACCCAGACCTTCCTCGACATCATCCGGGCCCGGCCCGGCAAGGTCGACGGGGTCAAGGTCTCGCTCCTCGACGCCGAGCACGAGGTCGGGCTGCGCCGGGCGCTGCCCGGCGGCGTACGGCTCTACACCGGGGACGACTTCAACTATCCCGAGCTGATCGTCGGTGAGGGAACGGGCGAGGGCGAGTTCTCGCACGCGCTGCTCGGCATCTTCGCGGCGATCTACCCGGCCGCCTCGGCCGCGCTGCAGGCGCTGGATGACGACGACCCCGACACCGCCCGGCAGCTGCTGGAGAGCACCCAGGCGCTCGGCCGGAAGATCTTCGAAGCACCGACCTACTACTACAAGACCGGGATCGCGTTCCTCTCCTGGTTGAACGGCCACCAGCCGGCCTTCTCGATGGCCGGCGGCCTGCACGCCGGCCGCTCGGTGCCCCACCTGGCCGAGGTCTTCCGGCTCGCCGACGCGGCCGGCCTGCTGACCAGCCCCGACCTCGCGGCCGCACGCATGCGCGCCTTCCTCACCGTGCAAGGAGTCGATCAGTGA
- a CDS encoding Gfo/Idh/MocA family protein: MATRRLGIIMNGVTGRMGYRQHLVRSILAIQEQGGVELSDGTLIQPDPILVGRNAEKLQDIAKEHGLDRWTTDLDEALGNAEDTVYFDSQLTNVREAAISKAIAAGKHVYTEKPIADDVEGSLRLARLAADKGVKSGVVHDKLYLPGLLKLRRLVESGFFGRILSVRGEFGYWVFEGDLQPSQRPSWNYRKEDGGGITVDMFPHWNYVLENLFGKVEAVTAKVVTHIPERWDEQGNAYAATADDSAYGIFELEGGIIAQINSSWATRVNRGELVEFHVDGTHGSAVAGLHHCVTQDRNLTPKPVWNPDLVESIRFRELWNEVPDNQPFDNGFKAQWEQFIRYVEGDGDHPYDFMAGVRGLRLAEAGLTSSAEGRRVELGEIEL; the protein is encoded by the coding sequence ATGGCCACACGACGGCTCGGCATCATCATGAACGGCGTCACCGGGCGGATGGGCTACCGCCAGCACCTGGTGCGGAGCATCCTGGCGATCCAGGAGCAGGGCGGCGTGGAGCTCTCCGACGGCACCCTGATCCAGCCCGACCCGATCCTCGTCGGTCGCAATGCCGAGAAGCTCCAGGACATCGCCAAGGAGCATGGTCTGGACCGTTGGACGACCGATCTCGACGAGGCCCTGGGCAACGCCGAGGACACGGTCTACTTCGACTCGCAGCTGACCAACGTCCGCGAGGCCGCCATCAGCAAGGCGATCGCGGCCGGCAAGCACGTCTACACAGAGAAGCCGATCGCCGACGACGTCGAGGGATCGCTGCGCCTCGCCCGCCTCGCCGCGGACAAAGGCGTGAAAAGCGGCGTCGTCCACGACAAGCTCTACCTGCCCGGCCTGCTGAAGCTGCGCCGCCTGGTCGAGTCGGGGTTCTTCGGCCGCATCCTCAGCGTGCGCGGCGAGTTCGGCTACTGGGTCTTCGAGGGCGATCTGCAGCCCTCCCAGCGGCCGAGCTGGAACTACCGCAAGGAGGACGGCGGCGGGATCACCGTCGACATGTTCCCCCACTGGAACTACGTCCTGGAGAACCTCTTCGGCAAGGTCGAGGCCGTCACCGCCAAGGTCGTCACCCACATCCCGGAGCGCTGGGACGAGCAGGGCAACGCGTACGCAGCCACCGCTGACGACTCCGCCTACGGCATCTTCGAGCTGGAGGGCGGGATCATCGCCCAGATCAACTCCTCGTGGGCGACCAGGGTCAACCGCGGCGAGCTGGTCGAGTTCCACGTCGACGGCACCCACGGCTCCGCCGTCGCCGGCCTGCACCATTGCGTCACCCAGGACCGCAACCTGACCCCGAAGCCGGTCTGGAACCCGGATCTCGTCGAGTCGATCCGGTTCCGTGAGCTCTGGAACGAGGTCCCCGACAACCAGCCCTTCGACAACGGCTTCAAGGCGCAGTGGGAGCAGTTCATCCGCTACGTCGAGGGCGACGGCGACCACCCCTACGACTTCATGGCCGGCGTCCGCGGCCTACGGCTCGCCGAGGCCGGGCTCACCTCCTCGGCCGAGGGACGTCGGGTCGAGCTCGGAGAGATCGAGCTGTGA
- a CDS encoding LacI family DNA-binding transcriptional regulator, with product MAGERAATLSDVAREAGVSLATASRALNGSDRVVRPELQERVLAAANKLGYTPNANAQAMARGSTETVGLLVKDISDPYFSTIAGGLADEAEKHGLLVMLCNTGGQPEREKKFLAALRRQRSRAIVLAGSDTADVRHTREVAGLLTSYVDGGGRAAAVSQPRLPVDTVVIDNHGGAKALAERLVGLGYRRAAVLTGPEDLLVSAERHAGFAEGWLEAAGSKPGYVADEFSRDGGHRAMSRLLEDGPEVDCVFAVNDLMAVGALAACRQAGVDVGKDLAVAGFDDIATLRDVTPGLTTVRLPLADIGRLALELVLGEPSAEIRKQSVHGEVVLRESTPPRT from the coding sequence TTGGCCGGAGAACGCGCAGCGACGCTGAGCGACGTCGCCCGCGAGGCGGGGGTCTCGCTGGCGACCGCGTCGCGCGCGCTGAACGGGAGCGACCGGGTGGTGCGCCCTGAGCTGCAGGAGCGCGTCCTGGCGGCGGCGAACAAGCTCGGCTACACGCCCAACGCCAACGCCCAGGCGATGGCGCGCGGCTCGACCGAGACGGTCGGACTGCTGGTCAAGGACATCTCCGACCCCTACTTCTCCACGATCGCCGGCGGCCTGGCCGACGAGGCCGAGAAGCACGGCCTGCTGGTGATGCTGTGCAACACCGGCGGTCAGCCTGAGCGGGAGAAGAAGTTCCTGGCCGCCCTGCGGCGCCAGCGGAGCCGGGCGATCGTGCTGGCGGGTAGCGACACGGCCGACGTACGCCACACCCGCGAGGTCGCCGGCCTGCTGACCTCCTACGTCGATGGCGGCGGCCGCGCGGCCGCGGTCAGCCAGCCGCGCCTGCCGGTCGACACCGTCGTGATCGACAACCACGGCGGCGCCAAGGCATTGGCGGAGCGGCTGGTCGGCCTCGGCTACCGCCGCGCCGCGGTGCTCACCGGGCCCGAGGACCTGCTGGTCTCGGCCGAGCGGCACGCCGGCTTCGCGGAGGGATGGCTGGAAGCGGCCGGCTCGAAGCCGGGCTACGTCGCCGACGAGTTCAGCCGTGACGGCGGACACCGGGCGATGTCCCGACTCCTCGAGGACGGCCCCGAGGTCGACTGCGTCTTCGCGGTCAACGACCTGATGGCCGTCGGCGCCCTGGCCGCCTGCCGTCAGGCCGGCGTGGACGTCGGGAAGGACCTGGCCGTCGCGGGCTTCGACGACATCGCGACACTGCGAGACGTGACACCGGGGCTGACCACCGTACGTCTCCCCCTGGCCGACATCGGCCGGCTGGCTCTCGAGCTCGTGCTCGGCGAGCCGTCGGCGGAGATCCGCAAGCAGTCCGTACACGGCGAGGTCGTGCTGCGGGAGAGCACTCCCCCACGCACCTAG
- a CDS encoding LacI family DNA-binding transcriptional regulator: MAITPGAGTPRSASVKDVAATAGVSLGTVSNVLNRPDRVSRTTRERVERAMAELGFVRNESARSLRTGSTQSLAYVMLDAGNPFFTDVARGIELAAEAAGLSLFLCNSDGRSAREGAHLAHLQQQRVQGILITPVDPDDPQIDQLRERGTPVVIVDRTRAGSSFCSVAVDDVLGGRLAVEHLIDAGHKRVAYVGGPESIGQVRDRGEGARQAWAEAGLPPEDLITLSCEAPTVACGRAAGERLVGLPARRRPTAAFCANDLLALGLLQQTISGGRTVPGDLAIVGYDDIEFAAAAAVPLTSVRQPRQDLGRRAAELLLDEVGNPAHKHEQVVFTPELVARASTLGRPS, from the coding sequence GTGGCGATCACCCCAGGTGCGGGCACACCGCGCAGCGCCTCGGTCAAGGACGTCGCGGCCACCGCCGGCGTCTCCCTAGGCACGGTGTCCAACGTGCTCAACCGCCCCGACCGGGTCAGCCGGACGACCCGCGAGCGTGTCGAGCGCGCGATGGCCGAGCTGGGCTTCGTACGCAACGAGTCCGCGCGCTCGCTGCGCACCGGCAGCACCCAGTCGCTCGCCTACGTCATGCTCGACGCCGGCAACCCGTTCTTCACCGACGTCGCCCGCGGCATCGAGCTGGCCGCCGAGGCGGCCGGCCTCTCCCTGTTTCTGTGCAACAGTGACGGGCGCTCGGCCCGCGAGGGCGCCCACCTGGCTCACCTGCAGCAGCAGCGGGTCCAGGGCATCCTGATCACTCCGGTCGACCCGGACGATCCGCAGATCGACCAGCTGCGCGAGCGCGGCACCCCGGTCGTCATCGTCGACCGCACCCGAGCGGGCTCGTCGTTCTGCTCCGTCGCCGTCGACGACGTCCTCGGCGGGCGGCTGGCCGTGGAGCACCTCATCGACGCAGGCCACAAGCGGGTGGCGTACGTCGGGGGGCCGGAGTCGATCGGACAGGTCCGCGACCGCGGCGAGGGCGCCCGGCAGGCCTGGGCCGAGGCCGGTCTCCCGCCCGAGGACCTGATCACGCTCTCCTGCGAGGCTCCGACCGTCGCCTGCGGCCGCGCCGCCGGCGAGCGGCTCGTCGGACTGCCGGCCCGCCGCCGCCCCACCGCCGCGTTCTGCGCCAATGATCTGCTCGCGCTAGGGCTGCTCCAGCAGACGATCTCCGGCGGCCGGACCGTACCCGGCGACCTGGCGATCGTCGGCTACGACGACATCGAGTTCGCTGCTGCCGCGGCCGTGCCCCTCACCTCCGTACGCCAGCCCCGCCAGGACCTCGGCCGCCGCGCCGCCGAGCTGCTCCTCGACGAGGTCGGCAACCCCGCCCACAAGCACGAGCAGGTCGTCTTCACCCCCGAGCTCGTCGCCCGCGCCTCCACCCTCGGCCGCCCCTCCTGA
- a CDS encoding L-rhamnose mutarotase, with amino-acid sequence MERVCFQLQVKSERIEEYKRRHAAVWPEMLQALAETGWHNYSLFLRPDGLLIGYVETPSIEAAQAGMAATEVNARWQAEMAEFFEDLDGVAPDEGFLRLEEVFHLEDQLGRD; translated from the coding sequence ATGGAGCGCGTCTGCTTCCAGCTGCAGGTCAAGTCCGAGCGCATCGAGGAGTACAAGCGGCGCCACGCCGCCGTCTGGCCCGAGATGCTCCAGGCGCTGGCGGAGACCGGGTGGCACAACTACTCCCTGTTCCTCCGTCCCGACGGCCTGCTGATCGGCTATGTCGAGACGCCATCCATCGAGGCGGCTCAGGCAGGGATGGCCGCGACCGAGGTCAACGCCCGCTGGCAGGCCGAGATGGCGGAGTTCTTCGAGGACCTCGACGGCGTCGCCCCCGACGAGGGCTTCCTCCGCCTCGAGGAGGTCTTCCATCTCGAGGATCAGCTCGGTCGCGACTGA
- the rhaI gene encoding L-rhamnose isomerase, which produces MTTFDQISGDLAALEIEVPSWAYGNSGTRFKVFGTPGTPRTPEEKIADAATVHRFTGLAPSVALHIPWDKVDDYAALRAHAEDQGIALGTINSNTFQDDDYKLGALTHTDAKIRQKAIDHHFECIEVMNATGSRDLKIWLAEGSNYPGQADMRGRQDRLAESLATIYERLGEDQRLVLEYKFFEPAFYHTDVPDWGTSFAQVNTLGERAVVCLDTGHHAPGTNIEFIVMQLLRLGKLGSFDFNSRFYADDDLIVGAADPFQLFRILVEVVRGGGFKPVKDGGVAFMLDQCHNIEKKIPGQIRSVLNVQEMTARALLLDTDALARAQEDGDVLLANEIFMDAFYTDVRADLGGWREDRGLPADPMRAYLASGYQEQIEAARVGGTQAGWS; this is translated from the coding sequence ATGACGACGTTCGACCAGATCTCGGGCGACCTGGCCGCCCTCGAGATCGAGGTCCCCTCGTGGGCCTACGGAAACTCGGGGACCCGGTTCAAGGTCTTCGGCACCCCGGGCACGCCGCGCACCCCCGAGGAGAAGATCGCCGACGCCGCGACCGTCCACCGCTTCACCGGCCTGGCGCCGAGCGTCGCGCTGCACATCCCGTGGGACAAGGTCGACGACTACGCCGCCCTGCGCGCCCACGCAGAGGACCAGGGGATCGCGCTCGGCACGATCAACTCGAACACCTTCCAGGACGACGACTACAAGCTCGGTGCGCTCACCCACACCGACGCCAAGATCCGGCAGAAGGCGATCGACCACCACTTCGAGTGCATCGAGGTGATGAACGCGACCGGCTCGCGCGACCTGAAGATCTGGCTCGCCGAGGGCTCCAACTACCCCGGTCAGGCCGACATGCGCGGCCGCCAGGACCGGCTCGCCGAGTCCCTCGCCACGATCTACGAGCGCCTCGGCGAGGACCAGCGCCTCGTCCTCGAGTACAAGTTCTTCGAGCCGGCGTTCTACCACACCGACGTCCCCGACTGGGGCACCTCGTTCGCCCAGGTCAACACCCTCGGCGAGCGGGCCGTCGTCTGCCTCGACACCGGCCACCACGCGCCCGGCACCAACATCGAGTTCATCGTGATGCAGCTGCTGCGGCTGGGGAAGCTCGGCTCGTTCGACTTCAACAGCCGCTTCTACGCCGACGACGACCTGATCGTCGGTGCGGCGGATCCGTTCCAGCTCTTCCGGATCCTCGTCGAGGTGGTCCGCGGCGGCGGCTTCAAGCCGGTGAAGGACGGCGGCGTCGCCTTCATGCTCGACCAGTGCCACAACATCGAGAAGAAGATCCCGGGCCAGATCCGCTCCGTGCTCAACGTCCAGGAGATGACCGCACGGGCGCTCCTGCTCGACACCGATGCTCTCGCCCGGGCGCAGGAGGACGGCGACGTACTCCTGGCCAACGAGATCTTCATGGACGCCTTCTACACCGACGTACGCGCCGACCTCGGCGGGTGGCGTGAGGACCGTGGCCTGCCCGCGGACCCGATGCGCGCCTACCTCGCCAGCGGCTACCAGGAACAGATCGAGGCCGCCCGAGTCGGCGGCACCCAGGCGGGCTGGAGCTGA